Proteins found in one Kluyveromyces marxianus DMKU3-1042 DNA, complete genome, chromosome 2 genomic segment:
- the HAP3 gene encoding Hap3p — translation MDTETEAEKQERHNTYLNELAEQDRWLPINNVARLMKNTLPATTKVSKDAKECMQECVSEFISFVTSEACDRCTSGKRKTINGEDILISLHALGFENYAEVLKIYLAKYRQQQAIKNQMMYSRDETAANEHAGNDDMDSGIRGVSGDVDPGQDHVIQETGASASLGTNSGSEEGAKAQSQAQVQTQNNGPSIAESPVQPNIVVQEPLGSRHSMHGTSL, via the coding sequence ATGGATACAGAGACAGAGGCTGAGAAGCAAGAGAGACATAACACGTATCTAAACGAGTTAGCAGAACAGGACCGATGGCTCCCAATTAACAATGTGGCCCGACTTATGAAGAACACGCTTCCGGCTACCACAAAGGTCTCAAAAGATGCTAAGGAGTGCATGCAAGAATGCGTGAGCGAGTTCATCTCATTTGTCACCAGCGAGGCGTGCGATAGATGCACCAGTGGGAAGCGTAAGACCATAAACGGTGAAGATATTCTCATATCGCTACATGCCCTGGGATTCGAGAACTATGCCGAAGTGCTCAAGATATATTTGGCCAAGTACAGACAGCAGCAGGCCATCAAGAACCAGATGATGTATTCCAGAGACGAAACGGCCGCAAACGAGCACGCTGGCAACGACGACATGGACTCCGGTATTCGAGGTGTTTCTGGGGACGTCGATCCTGGACAggatcacgtgatacaaGAAACCGGTGCCAGTGCTTCGTTGGGCACCAATAGTGGGTCTGAAGAGGGCGCAAAGGCCCAGTCCCAGGCCCAGGTCCAGACCCAAAACAATGGCCCTAGTATCGCTGAATCACCTGTGCAACCCAACATTGTAGTGCAAGAGCCGTTGGGCTCTCGTCATTCCATGCACGGAACATCGCTGTAA
- the RFT1 gene encoding glycolipid translocation protein produces the protein MAVKNDHLNKFASGILFLMLGQTLSKGVNFLLNTLLVRYLSPRIFGITSFLEFLLSTVLFFSRESIRISTLRIKSSTDTGKDEKKEDDAIEISEDVATLQSLINFGYIPFLIGVPLSIILISWQYSNLNSYFVDLPYFKMSIFLIWLSILIELMSEPFYLVHQYLLSHYTRSKYESLGVTFACISNFVIVVWFEKMVNGAGFQLHDNHKQEGIAIFAFSVGKLVHAVTLLICYSYNYYSTSHKNAKGESYSYRLTKVDAGNKHEQYYFQSDTVQHFKKVYFQLCFKHLLTEGDKLIINSLCTVEEQGIYSLLSNYGSLITRLLFAPIEESLRLFLARLLSVRSNKNLRLSMKVLIDLTKFYLYLSLFIIIFGPTNSSFLLKFVIGSKWSSTTFLETIRSYCFYIPFLSLNGIFEAFFQSVASGDQIFKHSYVMMLFSGVFLFNCWLFIEYFDLSLEGLIVSNILNMALRIAYCGNFIFKFYHYLLSESVTNNTQSLKPNLSAFKTVSLVASVIGALDWYFIGYVENIQELLINAVLAVSLLIFVIYKEKGLISELLAAKNYTA, from the coding sequence ATGGCTGTCAAAAATGACCATCTCAACAAGTTCGCCAGTGGTATCCTATTCCTAATGCTTGGACAAACGCTAAGCAAAGGGGTCAATTTTCTGCTAAATACGCTGTTAGTGCGATACCTCTCACCAAGGATCTTTGGTATTACGTCTTTCCTAGAGTTTCTACTCTCTACGGTGCTCTTTTTCAGTAGAGAATCTATCCGGATCTCCACATTAAGAATCAAATCTTCAACAGATACGGGGAAAGacgagaagaaagaggacGATGCCATTGAGATTTCTGAAGACGTTGCTACGTTACAGTCGTTGATTAACTTTGGGTATATTCCATTTCTCATCGGGGTTCCTCTCTCGATCATTCTAATTTCGTGGCAGTATTCCAATTTGAACTCGTACTTTGTCGATCTTCCATATTTCAAGATGtcaatcttcttgatctggCTAAGTATCCTGATCGAACTTATGAGTGAACCCTTCTACTTGGTACACCAGTACTTACTAAGTCACTATACGCGGTCCAAATACGAAAGTTTAGGCGTCACATTTGCATGCATTTCCAATTTCGTGATTGTTGTTTGGTTTGAAAAGATGGTTAATGGTGCCGGGTTCCAACTACACGATAATCACAAGCAGGAGGGGATTGCTATCTTTGCATTTTCTGTTGGGAAACTTGTGCATGCAGTGACATTGTTGATATGCTATTCGTACAACTACTACTCCACTTCGCATAAAAATGCCAAGGGTGAAAGTTACAGTTATCGCTTAACAAAAGTCGACGCGGGTAATAAACACGAACAGTACTATTTCCAAAGCGACACTGTACAGCACTTCAAGAAAGTGTACTTCCAGCTATGTTTCAAGCATTTGCTCACTGAGGGAGATAAATTGATTATCAATTCCCTATGTACCgtggaagaacaaggtaTTTACTCACTACTCTCCAATTACGGTTCTTTGATTACAAGATTATTATTCGCTCCAATTGAAGAGTCTTTAAGATTATTCTTGGCGCGTTTGTTAAGCGTGCGTTCAAACAAGAACTTGAGATTGTCCATGAAGGTGTTGATCGACTTAACCAAGTTTTATCTTTACCTTTCCctattcatcatcattttcgGACCCACCAACTCTTCATTCTTATTGAAATTCGTGATTGGTTCCAAGTGGTCAAGCACCACATTCTTGGAAACTATTAGAAGCTACTGCTTCTATATTCCTTTCCTCTCTTTGAACGGTATTTTCGAGGCCTTCTTCCAAAGTGTAGCTTCTGGTGACCAGATCTTTAAACATTCATACGTCATGATGCTCTTTTCCGGAGTATTCCTTTTCAACTGTTGGTTATTTATTGAGTACTTTGACCTCTCATTAGAAGGGCTCATTGTCAGTAACATTCTCAATATGGCATTAAGAATAGCGTACTGTGGgaacttcattttcaagTTCTACCATTACTTACTCTCCGAATCTGTGACCAACAATACGCAATCATTAAAGCCAAATTTATCTGCATTCAAGACGGTTTCTCTCGTTGCTTCTGTTATTGGAGCTCTGGACTGGTATTTCATTGGTTATGTTGAGAATATCCAAGAACTACTGATCAATGCCGTATTGGCCGTATCTCTTCTCATCTTCGTCAtttataaagaaaagggtCTCATCTCGGAACTACTTGCTGCCAAAAACTATACCGCCTAA
- the APN2 gene encoding DNA-(apurinic or apyrimidinic site) lyase APN2 gives MEVDALCDKNGLRLVTFNVNGVRTLFQHYPFSRMNNSLKEAFELFKADIITFQELKIDASSIQKWGRIDGYQSYISIPRKKKGYSGVGCWVRQPTTENDPLRKHLQVIKAEEGITGLLTTHNKGLSYRNSPDGIGGYTGLDVVDEEQLINIDSEGRCVLIELACNIVVISTYCPANSTQTEEGERSRLLFLNILFKRIRNLYELGKQVVLMGDINVCRDLIDQAVGLDESNISVSEYKTGSQIEETFKDKCIEFIMEPTRVGRRLLNSMLCDSIIPQYAEKGILVDTTREIQGRDRTKMYTVWNTLLNTRPINYGSRIDFVFVTKDLRERIVNGNILNTVMGSDHCPVFADLKIDNMDINETPVIKPKFEASSRYSLNQKNIMDMFRKVSSAEENVTKTTKTTKITKPALLGSKALGEKFIKRSPTISQPKLQTRSAHIKAFEDMLGKPPKCQHGEETILRTSKTDKTFGRKFWVCKRSKGESNDPEGSCGFFQWK, from the coding sequence ATGGAAGTGGACGCATTGTGTGATAAGAATGGCTTGCGACTAGTGACTTTCAATGTGAATGGTGTACGAACACTATTCCAACATTATCCATTTAGTAGAATGAACAATTCTCTGAAGGAAGCTTTCGAGTTATTTAAAGCGGACATTATAACATTCCAAGAGCTCAAGATAGATGCAAGCAGTATTCAGAAATGGGGTAGGATCGATGGATATCAATCATATATAAGTATTCCtcggaagaagaaaggttACAGCGGGGTTGGTTGTTGGGTTCGCCAACCAACGACGGAAAACGATCCATTGAGAAAACACTTACAAGTTATCAAGGCTGAAGAGGGTATTACTGGACTACTTACAACGCATAACAAAGGATTAAGTTATAGAAATAGTCCAGATGGTATAGGAGGGTACACGGGCTTAGATGTTGTGGATGAAGAACAATTGATTAATATTGACAGCGAAGGGCGATGCGTTTTAATAGAATTGGCATGTAATATAGTAGTGATTTCAACTTATTGCCCAGCAAATTCAACACAAACTGAGGAAGGAGAGCGTTCTAGACTATTGTTTCTGaatatcttgttcaaaAGGATAAGAAATCTCTATGAATTAGGGAAGCAAGTGGTCCTAATGGGTGATATTAACGTTTGCAGAGATTTAATTGACCAGGCAGTGGGTCTTGATGAATCGAATATTTCAGTATCAGAGTATAAAACTGGATCccaaattgaagaaacattCAAAGATAAGTGCATCGAGTTTATTATGGAACCTACTCGGgttggaagaagattaCTCAACTCAATGTTATGCGATTCTATAATACCACAGTATGCTGAAAAGGGTATATTGGTCGACACGACGCGTGAAATACAAGGAAGGGATCGAACAAAAATGTACACAGTTTGGAATACTTTACTTAATACAAGACCCATTAACTACGGCTCCCGCATTGATTTCGTGTTTGTTACAAAGGATTTGCGAGAGAGAATCGTCAATGGAAATATTTTAAATACTGTTATGGGATCAGACCATTGCCCCGTATTTGCAGACTTGAAAATAGATAATATGGATATCAATGAAACACCAGTTATTAAACCCAAGTTTGAGGCCTCCAGCAGATACTCGTTaaaccaaaagaatatCATGGATATGTTTCGTAAAGTAAGTTCTGCCGAAGAAAATGTAACGAAGACTACGAAGACCACAAAGATCACTAAACCAGCACTGTTGGGCTCAAAGGCGCTTGGTGAAAAGTTCATAAAACGTTCACCTACCATCTCTCAACCTAAGTTACAAACCCGTAGCGCACATATAAAAGCATTTGAAGATATGCTAGGAAAACCACCAAAATGTCAACATGGAGAAGAAACGATTCTTAGGACATCCAAGACAGATAAAACATTTGGGAGAAAGTTTTGGGTCTGTAAGCGTTCTAAGGGTGAAAGTAACGATCCTGAAGGGTCTTGTGGATTCTTCCAATGGAAGTAG
- the POP8 gene encoding ribonuclease P, with protein sequence MGKRFHEWYYFKVHATSQDLEKDEETKLDKITWLQIINSALKRSHGVFGEAIEYDILHNDGLDSIIKVNYIDRQVFSTAMTSYISSDELVGVPLVFMIEQQQGKLSDITVPDEDLLWFKKLVEFEEKEIVD encoded by the coding sequence ATGGGAAAAAGGTTTCATGAATGGTACTATTTCAAAGTTCATGCTACTTCacaagatttggaaaaggatgaagaaaccaagcTAGATAAAATTACATGGCTCCAGATTATAAACTCTGCTTTGAAACGATCCCATGGTGTGTTTGGTGAAGCAATTGAATACGATATTCTACATAATGATGGACTAGACTCAATTATTAAAGTTAACTACATTGATAGACAGGTGTTTTCTACAGCGATGACTTCTTATATCTCTAGCGATGAGTTGGTTGGAGTGCCCCTCGTCTTCATGATTGAGCAGCAGCAAGGAAAACTAAGCGATATAACCGTACCGGATGAAGATCTTTTGTGGTTCAAGAAACTTGTTGAGTtcgaagagaaagaaattgTTGACTGA
- the PEP1 gene encoding type I sorting receptor, translated as MAEFQPKVSSHVDEGTGAKIDAVNFDDSSVVIKLLPQGLFRSEDNGQSWENVKLPVKDANFTVSEIHTDTNYLSSTAYLRVSENMFVTKDQGKSWKQLKFEGLKDGLKFDNDEGGFFSFFEVFSHPYKESLNVVNVHSFAIVNGEMVGIERSFASNDGVNFKEMTFDDDEDKKKENDNKEGNTGAHKSGISCSFLQSSKDSKLTQFGEKLICKKVYYEDLFSGLQLESKVYLVESNLKTISPLAKNLNGKTVGRVYNLDSHLYITILDDKFNTDSPVKVLKLREGTVDEFKEIPLPTQVRNSFFTAQEVDGRVILSIYHREEDKSEGEAPPGMGFFKMTAEVLISDSYGENFRMLDLNESSMGSFSLSTSLFVKKTMFATWSPAVFSTNKMIFQSKASFDLGKTWKKLKVVNPENKWEYPCDINDDSNDCGLQIMSMSRNDWFNEAETFTPGIISAVGAVFDGTGGVPFSKMGTFISRDNGLSWEQIFSFPCHVAMGDYGNIVVAYPYDPEADEDEFSEFYYSLDQGKTFQEYQFETKFFPRRILQSAMDGSGSSFLIMGDIFEDNYTIKDSISYTIDFSEAFEGSKCKEDDLEDWYFADGQCIDGVKIKFNRRKQDAKCLIKTEYKDISFQEEVCECSDSDYECSNEFTQDSDGRCIADFSKQSLLEKCENVKDSIKMSPKRKSKTTKCKNDLPIEEQEVHCSAALMPSKLKVSENKFSAAFKSYQYFDTFSQESILVRTDKNEVYASHDGGAHFRKVETDGEDILEINFNPFFNTSAYLFGKNKNLYSTADRAVTFSTTKLPEGRQLGFPLSFHAKDPKTFIYYGGENCDSFFDPKCHAVAYITKDGGQSFDRLLEGALSCEFIESAVSNPRVENGITCLVKDKSSGKRNFVTSSDYFKTQTVLYPDALGFMTTGDYLVVAVPHGERQLRAYFTVDGVDYSEAILPKDLESYEQKAFTILGSQEGAIFMHMTTNLHKNQEFGALLKSNTEGTSFVILERAVNRNYLGFVDFEKIQGIEGIILVNVVSNVAEIVDSDNAQTEKKIKTKITFNDGADWTYIKPPSVDSEGKKFKCNPKNLEKCSLNLHGFTERKDVRDTYSSRSALGYMFALGNVGEYLMPRNEASTFLTKDGGVTWTEVKKGAYQWEYGDHGSVLVLVKDDEPTDTISYSLDGGSSWNEYKFTTDKILVSDLVTVPQDSAMRFLLIGTTVNVHGKETKTYTVDFTDTFKRQCEFSKDNLKDFEYISLSHPKSNECLFGHKAQYLRKTSKDCYIGMAPLKESFNIITNCSCTRNDYECDYNYRRVSDGTCKLIDGTSPADPEDICKKDNNLIEYFEPTGYRKVPLSTCNGGLRLDNSDNPRPCPGKEKEFKDKYNVNHAHFFGVWIITVLFVSTFLTFIYYRGIKRNGGFSRFGEIRLGDDDLIEENNTDRFVNSVVRNGVFLFSSVYSGLQYLGHETGNFFKRSLGRFGNRSAPSYQSLLHDQFIDDADDLLVGHDEDADDLASFIENDDNFDIGNDDDDEIDMSSETPTHAPYSDNPEGGTPDNPI; from the coding sequence ATGGCAGAATTCCAACCAAAGGTGTCTTCACATGTGGATGAAGGCACCGGCGCGAAAATAGACGCAGTGAATTTCGATGATAGCAGTGTAGTTATCAAACTGCTTCCTCAGGGATTGTTTAGAAGTGAGGATAATGGTCAATCATGGGAGAATGTGAAGTTACCTGTTAAAGACGCGAACTTTACTGTGTCTGAGATTCACACTGATACGAACTATTTATCGAGTACTGCGTACTTGAGGGTATCTGAAAATATGTTTGTTACTAAAGATCAAGGTAAATCATGGAAACAGCTCAAGTTTGAAGGTTTAAAAGACGGATTAAAGTTCGACAATGATGAAGGTGGTTTCTTCAGTTTTTTCGAGGTGTTTTCTCATCCCTACAAAGAGAGCTTGAATGTGGTTAATGTGCACAGTTTTGCTATTGTCAATGGCGAAATGGTTGGGATTGAACGGTCATTTGCATCGAATGATGGTGTGAATTTTAAAGAAATGACGTTtgacgatgacgaagataagaaaaaagaaaacgaTAACAAAGAAGGCAATACGGGGGCACATAAGTCAGGTATATCATGCAGTTTTTTACAATCGTCAAAAGATTCAAAATTGACACAGTTTGGTGAGAAACTCATTTGTAAAAAAGTTTATTATGAGGACCTCTTTAGTGGTTTGCAATTGGAAAGCAAAGTGTATCTTGTGGAATCTAAtttgaaaacaatttcTCCACTGGCAAAGAATTTGAATGGAAAAACGGTGGGAAGGGTTTACAATCTCGATAGCCATCTATATATCACGATATTGGACGATAAATTTAACACCGATTCGCCAGTCAAAGTCTTGAAACTACGTGAAGGAACCGTGGATGAGTTTAAAGAGATTCCACTTCCAACTCAAGTACGTAATTCGTTCTTTACGGcacaagaagttgatggTAGAGTGATACTAAGCATTTATCATCGTGAAGAAGATAAGAGCGAAGGAGAGGCTCCTCCAGGCATGGGCTTTTTTAAAATGACTGCAGAAGTTTTGATATCTGACTCATACGGTGAAAACTTTAGAATGTTGGATCTGAATGAGAGTTCGATGGGATCTTTCAGtctttcaacttcattaTTTGTGAAGAAGACAATGTTTGCTACTTGGTCTCCAGCAGTTTTTTCCACTAACAAAATGATTTTTCAGTCCAAGGCTTCTTTTGACTTGGGCAAAActtggaagaaattgaaggtAGTCAACCCGGAAAATAAGTGGGAGTACCCTTGCGATATCAATGACGACTCTAATGACTGCGGACTACAAATTATGTCAATGTCAAGAAACGACTGGTTTAACGAAGCCGAAACCTTTACTCCAGGTATCATATCTGCAGTGGGTGCTGTGTTCGATGGTACCGGTGGTGTTCCTTTTTCTAAGATGGGGACGTTTATATCCAGAGACAATGGTTTATCCTGGGAGCaaattttttctttcccttgCCATGTTGCAATGGGTGATTATGGAAATATTGTCGTTGCATACCCATACGATCCAGAAGCcgacgaagatgaattCAGTGagttttattattctttaGATCAGGGCAAAACCTTCCAAGAGTACCAATTCGAAACTAAATTTTTTCCTAGAAGGATTCTTCAATCTGCAATGGATGGCTCTGGCtcatctttcttgattatgggtgatatttttgaagacaATTATACAATTAAAGATTCTATTTCTTATACAATAGACTTTTCAGAAGCATTTGAAGGCTCCAAGTGCAAGGAGGATGATCTGGAAGACTGGTACTTTGCTGATGGCCAGTGTATAGATGGTGTTAAAATCAAATTTAACAGAAGAAAGCAGGATGCCAAATGTTTAATTAAAACAGAATACAAGGACATATCattccaagaagaagtatgCGAGTGCTCTGATTCCGATTACGAATGTTCAAATGAATTTACCCAAGACTCCGACGGCAGATGTATAGCAGACTTCTCAAAGCAATCTCTATTGGAGAAATGTGAAAACGTTAAAGATTCAATCAAGATGTCCCCCAAAAGGAAGTCAAAGACAACTAAATGTAAGAATGACTTGCCTattgaagagcaagaagTACATTGCTCAGCAGCCTTAATGCCATCAAAGTTGAAGGTATCTGAGAACAAGTTTTCAGCTGCATTCAAATCTTATCAATATTTCGATACCTTCTCTCAAGAGTCTATTCTAGTGAGGACTGACAAAAACGAGGTTTATGCTTCCCATGACGGCGGTGCGCACTTTAGAAAAGTAGAGACTGACGGGGAAGATATCCTAGAAATAAATTTCAAtcctttcttcaacacttcCGCATACCTCTTTGGcaaaaacaagaatctTTACAGTACTGCTGATCGTGCTGTAACATTTAGTACCACAAAGCTACCAGAGGGAAGGCAATTAGGCTTCCCATTGTCATTCCACGCTAAAGATCCCAAAACGTTTATTTATTATGGGGGTGAAAACTGTGactctttctttgatcCGAAATGTCATGCAGTGGCATATATAACAAAAGATGGAGGTCAATCATTCGACAGACTTTTGGAAGGAGCATTAAGTTGTGAGTTTATCGAGTCTGCTGTGAGCAATCCTAGAGTTGAAAATGGTATAACCTGTTTGGTTAAGGATAAGTCATCTGGTAAAAGGAATTTCGTTACTTCTTCAGACTATTTTAAGACTCAAACAGTCCTATACCCTGATGCCTTAGGGTTCATGACGACAGGGGATTATTTAGTAGTTGCTGTACCTCACGGAGAAAGACAACTACGTGCATATTTCACCGTTGATGGTGTCGATTACTCGGAAGCCATCTTACCAAAAGATCTAGAGTCCTATGAGCAAAAAGCTTTCACTATCCTTGGATCTCAAGAAGGTGCCATATTCATGCATATGACTACAAATTTACATAAAAATCAAGAGTTTGGTGCACTATTAAAATCTAACACTGAAGGTACATCATTCGTTATACTAGAAAGAGCTGTTAACAGAAACTATCTAGGTTTTGTcgactttgaaaagattcaAGGAATAGAAGGTATCATTTTGGTCAACGTTGTTTCCAATGTTGCAGAAATAGTTGATTCAGATAACGCACaaacagagaaaaaaatcaaaacgAAGATAACCTTCAATGATGGTGCAGATTGGACTTACATCAAACCACCTTCTGTTGATTCGGAGGGGAAGAAGTTTAAATGTAACCCTAAGAACTTAGAAAAATGTTCCTTAAACCTACATGGATTCACAGAAAGGAAAGACGTAAGAGATACCTATTCTTCTAGGTCAGCTTTAGGTTACATGTTTGCATTAGGTAACGTTGGAGAATACCTAATGCCAAGAAATGAGGCTTCAACATTTTTAACTAAAGATGGAGGGGTAACATGGACGGAAGTTAAAAAAGGTGCTTACCAATGGGAATACGGAGACCATGGTAGTGTTCTAGTTTTAGTAAAGGATGATGAACCAACTGATACTATTTCTTATTCGTTAGATGGTGGAAGTTCATGGAACGAATACAAGTTTACTACTGACAAGATATTAGTCAGTGATCTAGTAACTGTTCCTCAAGATTCTGCAATGAGGTTCTTGTTGATAGGTACTACTGTGAATGTTCACGgaaaagagacaaaaaCTTACACTGTTGACTTTACTGATACTTTCAAGCGTCAATGTGAATTTTCTAAGGACAATTTGAAGGACTTTGAATACATTTCATTATCTCATCCAAAGTCAAACGAATGCTTATTTGGACATAAGGCTCAATATTTGCGTAAGACATCCAAGGACTGTTACATCGGCATGGCGCCACTCAAAGAAagttttaatattataacaAACTGTAGTTGTACCAGAAATGATTACGAGTGTGACTATAATTATAGACGTGTTTCAGATGGTACCTGTAAATTGATTGATGGGACATCTCCAGCTGACCCAGAAGATATCTGTAAGAAGGATAATAACTTAATTGAATACTTCGAACCTACTGGTTACCGGAAAGTTCCTCTATCAACCTGCAATGGAGGTCTAAGACTTGATAACTCAGATAATCCACGCCCTTGTCctggaaaagagaaagaattcAAAGACAAATATAATGTCAACCATGCTCATTTCTTCGGTGTTTGGATTATCACTGTCTTGTTTGTGAGTACATTTTTGACATTCATCTATTATAGGGGGATTAAAAGAAACGGTGGCTTCTCAAGATTTGGAGAAATCAGGCTTGGTGATGACGATCtaatagaagaaaataatacagACAGATTTGTAAATTCTGTTGTACGCAATGGTGTGTTCTTATTTTCCAGCGTCTACTCTGGCCTTCAATATTTAGGCCACGAAACAGgtaatttcttcaagagaAGTTTGGGAAGGTTTGGTAATAGAAGTGCACCAAGTTACCAATCCCTACTACATGACCAATTTATAGATGATGCAGATGATTTGTTAGTTGGTCATGATGAAGATGCTGATGACTTAGCCAGcttcattgaaaatgatgataatttTGACATTGGAaacgacgacgatgatgaaataGACATGTCGTCAGAAACACCTACACATGCACCTTATTCAGATAACCCTGAAGGTGGTACACCAGATAACCCAATATAA
- the FUS3 gene encoding mitogen-activated serine/threonine-protein kinase FUS3 — MGKRIVFNISSEFQLESLLGEGAYGVVCSAKHKPSGETVAIKKIEPFEKPLFSLRTLREIKLLKHFHHENIISIFDVQKPSSFEQFNEVYIIQELMQTDLHRVIATQELSEDHVQYFMYQTLRALKMLHGSNVIHRDLKPSNLLLNSNCDLKVCDFGLARIVEEVTPDADADANANSNAGANAGGSAAISGLTEYVATRWYRAPEVMLTAAQYSKSMDIWSCGCILAELLSKQPLFPGKDYRDQLLLIFRTLGTPSEQELQELVENKRARDYIRSLPRQPKIKWRRQFPKASLAALDLLDKMLQFDPRRRITAAEALKHPYLASYHDPDDEPEGTPIPASFFQFDQWKSRLNTKDLKRLLWNEIVS; from the coding sequence ATGGGGAAAAGAATCGTTTTCAACATTAGTTCTGAGTTCCAGCTGGAATCGCTTCTTGGGGAAGGGGCGTACGGTGTGGTTTGTTCTGCTAAGCATAAGCCCAGTGGGGAGACTGTGGCGATCAAGAAGATCGAGCCGTTCGAGAAGCCGTTATTTTCGCTACGCACGTTAAGAGAGATCAAGTTGTTGAAGCATTTCCACCATGAAAACATAATAAGCATTTTTGACGTGCAGAAGCCGTCGTCGTTTGAACAGTTCAACGAAGTGTACATAATACAGGAACTGATGCAGACGGACTTACATCGGGTGATAGCGACGCAGGAGTTGAGCGAGGATCATGTGCAGTACTTCATGTATCAGACGTTGAGGGCGCTTAAGATGCTGCATGGAAGCAATGTGATTCACAGGGACTTGAAACCGTCGAATTTGCTGTTGAACAGCAACTGTGACTTGAAAGTGTGTGACTTTGGGCTTGCGCGGATCGTGGAGGAGGTGACGCCTGACGCGGATGCGgatgcaaatgcaaattCAAATGCCGGGGCCAATGCCGGTGGGTCGGCGGCAATCTCTGGTTTAACCGAGTATGTCGCGACCCGATGGTACCGAGCACCGGAGGTGATGCTAACCGCAGCGCAGTACAGCAAGTCGATGGACATATGGTCTTGCGGATGTATACTTGCGGAGCTGCTTTCGAAGCAGCCACTTTTTCCGGGAAAAGATTACCGCGACCAGcttcttctaatttttCGGACTTTAGGTACTCCTTCTGAACAAGAATTGCAAGAGTTGGTGGAAAACAAGCGGGCGCGGGATTATATCCGCTCGCTACCAAGGCAGCCCAAGATCAAATGGAGACGCCAGTTCCCGAAAGCTTCTCTTGCGGCGCTAGATCTCCTGGACAAGATGCTACAGTTTGATCCAAGAAGGAGAATCACCGCCGCCGAGGCTCTCAAGCACCCATACCTAGCTTCGTACCACGATCCAGACGACGAGCCAGAGGGAACCCCAATTCCTGCTTCctttttccaattcgaCCAGTGGAAGTCTCGTCTAAACACAAAGGATCTCAAGAGGCTCCTCTGGAACGAAATCGTTTCATAA